The following proteins come from a genomic window of Drosophila sulfurigaster albostrigata strain 15112-1811.04 chromosome X, ASM2355843v2, whole genome shotgun sequence:
- the LOC133848444 gene encoding uncharacterized protein LOC133848444 produces MEFNRHSQKSSTAVSSKSSNSSNNSNNNSTKTNNSSRSSNSNSNSINQNSKQENDTDKSKNKEEEENTELRGLIMKLSMSDQLQLYHNHQDVAQLCDGIWRSNYKRLDFRQLQHELSGDNLNYFLNCMQEHFRYVYFTADRLQDNLNILERAAIKALDSVQHCELLMSSPPSDSQQSLPCDSGAGDAGLGRVGVIAAVLGGTLMPQWPLHALPKMLRNLRRLKVHCEVQVHFIEQFPQLELLVLYGDISQSALTGILERCNKLKRLFIKCKKSPSHVKGIDNCCHLEDVSLPIALLQPAQDAILALPMLHMLELTGSQQLPELIVECMRLVIKAQAANIEIIQLNCGCFGGPLWMRETSLSRCKRLQGLVLNNCKFDDREIADLKMPRVHNYLVLSGCPDLKEYQLLDIVKKCPHLSELYLVDCPLLTGKVLHDIYRVRSSEKLDYPISIVLSRCDAISNDYQEEFFEHWESKLDVLKLDCLLEENRPIEDLQLFFYKNPKTPPIPEN; encoded by the exons ATGGAATTTAATCGACATTCACAAAAGTCTTCAACGGCTgtcagcagcaagagcagcaacagtagcaacaatagcaacaacaatagcacaaagaccaacaacagcagccgcagcagcaacagcaacagcaacagcatcaatcAAAACAGCAAGCAAGAAAATGATACTGACAAGTCGAAGAataaggaggaggaggagaataCAGAACTGCGTGGACTGATCATGAAGCTATCGATGAGCGATCAACTGCAGCTCTATCACAATCATCAGGATGTCGCCCAATTGTGCGATGGCATTTGGCGCAGCAACTACAAACGCCTCGATTTTCGGCAGCTGCAACACGAGCTGAGCGGCGACAATTTGAACTATTTTCTCAACTGTATGCAGGAACATTTTCGCTACGTTTATTTCACAGCCGATCGCCTGCAGGACAATCTGAATATCCTCGAACGTGCTGCCATCAAGGCCCTCGACTCGGTTCAGCACTGTGAGCTGCTGATGTCGTCTCCGCCCTCGGATTCACAGCAATCGCTGCCATGCGACAGCGGTGCTGGCGATGCCGGACTGGGGCGTGTTGGGGTCATTGCTGCGGTGCTCGGGGGGACATTGATGCCACAGTGGCCGCTGCATGCGTTGCCCAAAATGTTGCGCAATCTGCGTCGCCTGAAAGTGCACTGCGAGGTGCAGGTGCATTTCATTGAGCAATTCCCACAGCTCGAATTGTTGGTGCTCTATGGCGACATCTCGCAATCGGCGCTGACCGGCATCTTGGAGCGTTGCAACAAGCTGAAGCGTTTGTTCATCAAGTGCAAAAAGTCACCCAGCCATGTGAAGGGCATTGACAACTGTTGTCACCTCGAGGATGTTTCGCTGCCCATCGCTCTGTTGCAGCCGGCCCAAGATGCCATCTTGGCACTGCCCATGCTTCACATGCTCGAACTGACTGGCAGCCAACAGCTGCCCGAACTGATTGTTGAGTGCATGCGTTTGGTCATCAAGGCCCAGGCGGCGAACATTGAGATCATTCAGCTGAATTGCGGCTGCTTTGGGGGGCCGTTGTGGATGCGAGAGACGAGTCTGTCGCGTTGCAAACGTCTGCAGGGACTCGTGTTGAACAATTGCAAATTCGATGATCGCGAGATTGCCGACCTCAAGATGCCGCGTGTCCACAACTATTTGGTCTTGAGTGGTTGTCCCGATCTCAAGGAGTATCAGCTGTTGGACATTGTCAAGAAATGTCCGCACTTGTCGGAGCTCTACCTGGTCGATTGTCCGCTGCTCACGGGCAAGGTGCTGCACGATATCTATCGCGTTCGAAGCAGCGAGAAGCTCGACTATCCCATCAGCATTGTGCTCAGTCGCTGTGATGCCATCAGCAATGATTACCAGGAAGAG TTCTTTGAGCACTGGGAATCCAAGTTGGATGTGCTTAAGCTCGATTGCTTGCTAGAGGAGAATCGCCCCATTGAGgatttacaattgtttttcTACAAGAATCCCAAGACGCCACCTATTCCGGAAAACTAG